A region from the Lentimonas sp. CC4 genome encodes:
- a CDS encoding putative Ig domain-containing protein, with product MNAPCFSRTLIAAVSLLLQSPAVAAIYSGATDDATYAQLLADLEVKATALTAKVTEAESAGMNTDYAQVSQVTIDWFKDFYIPWDKANLTIVDSTYVHESKAASLDPVYSTYGAIGLVFDEIVDCIELADLTINELDQQIAGTIVLQAPPDFSVGTMVMNGSHYELDGQRVIPGKYFWQPEDEATLQAFGRMGGTYYGIQPSMDSATTVVEGQVNGITNSMASQRLNNQAPVEVFLGHVMNNQSYWSRVDHPEVFSSGGRVFTHYDIDNPLTRSWLTVLFDDLLEPTMGPSGAGDVPRVHLLTNEPRFPIRYGDGDARNNVSSFTYAKFATWLEAQYTTLANLNAVYGENYASFAEASTANYTESYLDTVSKPVQYPDGFRTPGGVNSNLRGGPIWYDWCRFNMDRVNDWFTFLKNGVQSADPGAPTNIKIWGEQGIHASGHDRGIDFEFVTKLVDYPGSDSQATSLRTEYDTRDAQDWRDHYILEWRAQAIMMDFMKSICPEKPYIDLEWHGLSGSRWRDFHMEPEFVRATLWLGATHGLTALNAWLWNRNDDGSIRRPTEEFIGTAGAEPLQMAAFGRTLKEINAHGNAVTSLTPNERYYMVYYSQDSAIQDGDYSDGMADVYESLKLLNVPVGFTTPSELPNVTAEQTVIVPPTPYLSDTDLAGLQAFVAGGGSVVLVDSSNAFDYTERGASRADGAGFVPFASVNYGGVFAMADALSTALESRKPSLPLEVDVRDASLNPAYGVLASRSYDAVTSKSTVSLINVSQQQRTVLLRVSGYSVDYVNLLTGQHGTGTYVLEPNDVLLLRTENLVPAGQSVWFTSDPISETNAAQGLDYSGSSLLDNANDLNGNSLSFSKLVGPKWLSVAPNGALSGKPSSVDFGENEFTVQVEDTSGGSDTATLQITVETGPAELLNDDFESGFGNWESGGDDAILSSLYAIGNQCVEISDDSGVGSSITLINSLDLSSASELKIEFTYMPIQMNVGEDFWLQFSSDDGSKWSTVKTYVRDTDFTVDQREDETLTIESSSYPFTSTVKIRFRCDASANSDYIYLDNIVMTANSGTYSSWERHVAQHGLAGTPEADEDTDGEADFYEFALGGDVVDSSVLAPVPAVTTGSTTASFSYLERNQANAGVSYTARWTDDLVDGPWSDVWDTVSRNSVSDPDYVEVEHRLSNENRDRLFFKVEVTQP from the coding sequence ATGAATGCTCCCTGTTTCTCAAGAACCCTAATCGCTGCAGTTTCGCTGCTATTGCAGAGCCCTGCAGTCGCCGCGATCTATAGCGGTGCGACTGATGATGCCACGTATGCGCAGTTACTGGCAGACCTCGAAGTTAAAGCGACTGCGCTGACTGCCAAGGTCACTGAAGCGGAATCGGCCGGAATGAATACGGACTACGCGCAGGTGTCTCAGGTGACGATCGACTGGTTTAAGGACTTTTATATCCCATGGGATAAGGCGAACCTGACCATTGTGGATAGCACCTATGTGCATGAATCCAAAGCGGCGAGTCTAGATCCAGTCTATTCCACTTACGGCGCGATTGGTTTGGTGTTTGATGAGATCGTCGACTGTATAGAATTGGCTGATTTGACGATTAACGAACTCGATCAGCAAATCGCAGGAACAATCGTGCTGCAGGCACCACCGGATTTCTCTGTTGGCACGATGGTGATGAACGGCTCGCATTATGAACTCGATGGGCAACGAGTGATCCCTGGTAAGTATTTTTGGCAACCTGAGGATGAGGCAACTTTACAGGCGTTTGGCCGTATGGGTGGCACGTATTACGGCATTCAGCCGAGTATGGATTCTGCGACAACGGTGGTTGAGGGGCAGGTCAATGGCATTACCAATAGCATGGCTTCGCAGCGGTTGAATAACCAGGCGCCAGTCGAAGTCTTTCTCGGGCATGTGATGAACAACCAGAGCTACTGGTCGCGTGTGGATCATCCCGAAGTGTTTAGCTCCGGAGGGCGCGTGTTCACGCATTACGATATCGATAATCCGCTGACTCGCTCGTGGCTGACGGTCTTGTTCGACGATTTATTGGAGCCTACGATGGGGCCATCGGGTGCAGGCGATGTGCCGCGCGTGCATTTGTTGACGAATGAGCCGCGGTTCCCGATCCGTTATGGAGATGGGGATGCGCGTAACAATGTTTCCAGTTTTACGTATGCGAAGTTTGCCACTTGGTTGGAGGCTCAATACACCACGCTTGCCAATTTGAATGCGGTCTATGGCGAGAATTATGCCTCCTTTGCGGAGGCATCCACTGCAAATTACACCGAGTCATATCTCGATACTGTGTCTAAACCGGTTCAATATCCTGATGGCTTTCGCACCCCGGGTGGGGTGAACTCAAATCTTCGCGGTGGGCCGATCTGGTATGACTGGTGCCGCTTCAATATGGATCGGGTGAATGACTGGTTTACGTTTCTGAAGAACGGTGTTCAGTCGGCAGATCCAGGCGCGCCGACAAATATTAAGATTTGGGGCGAGCAGGGTATCCATGCCTCGGGGCACGATCGTGGGATTGATTTTGAATTTGTAACGAAGCTGGTCGATTACCCTGGATCGGATAGTCAGGCCACTTCGTTGCGCACAGAATATGATACACGTGATGCACAGGATTGGAGGGATCACTACATCTTAGAGTGGCGTGCGCAGGCGATCATGATGGATTTTATGAAGTCAATCTGCCCTGAGAAACCATACATCGATTTGGAGTGGCACGGATTGTCGGGCTCGCGATGGCGTGACTTCCACATGGAGCCAGAGTTTGTTCGCGCGACACTGTGGTTGGGGGCGACACATGGTCTGACTGCGCTGAATGCATGGTTATGGAACCGAAATGATGATGGATCGATCCGTCGTCCAACAGAGGAATTCATTGGCACGGCTGGAGCCGAACCATTGCAGATGGCTGCGTTTGGACGCACGCTGAAAGAGATCAATGCGCATGGCAATGCGGTGACGTCGCTGACGCCCAACGAGCGCTACTATATGGTTTACTACAGCCAGGATTCAGCGATCCAAGATGGTGATTATTCAGACGGCATGGCAGATGTATATGAGTCGTTGAAACTGCTCAATGTGCCAGTCGGTTTTACGACGCCGAGCGAGCTGCCGAATGTTACCGCAGAGCAGACGGTGATCGTGCCGCCTACGCCGTATCTGTCGGATACCGATTTGGCGGGACTTCAAGCGTTCGTCGCAGGCGGGGGCAGTGTGGTGTTGGTCGATTCTTCGAATGCATTTGATTATACCGAGCGTGGCGCGAGTCGTGCGGACGGGGCAGGGTTTGTGCCCTTTGCCTCGGTGAACTATGGCGGTGTGTTTGCGATGGCTGATGCACTGTCTACAGCCTTAGAGTCACGTAAGCCAAGTCTGCCGCTGGAGGTGGATGTGCGCGACGCTTCGTTGAATCCTGCGTATGGTGTCTTGGCTTCGCGTAGCTATGATGCAGTGACGAGTAAGAGCACGGTTTCGCTGATCAATGTGAGCCAGCAGCAACGCACGGTGCTACTCCGTGTGTCCGGATATTCGGTCGATTACGTGAATCTACTGACGGGTCAGCACGGCACGGGCACCTATGTGTTGGAGCCGAACGATGTGCTCTTACTACGCACTGAAAATTTGGTGCCGGCGGGGCAATCAGTCTGGTTTACGAGTGACCCAATCAGTGAAACGAATGCGGCTCAAGGGCTTGACTACAGCGGTAGTTCTTTACTCGATAATGCGAATGATTTGAACGGCAATTCCTTATCCTTCTCAAAACTAGTGGGACCCAAATGGTTGAGCGTAGCTCCCAACGGCGCGCTGTCGGGCAAGCCGAGCTCGGTTGATTTCGGCGAGAATGAATTTACTGTTCAAGTTGAAGATACATCGGGAGGCTCTGACACTGCGACGCTGCAAATTACAGTGGAGACAGGCCCCGCTGAACTGCTGAATGATGATTTCGAATCTGGGTTTGGAAATTGGGAAAGCGGTGGAGACGATGCGATTCTTTCCTCGCTGTATGCGATTGGCAATCAATGCGTGGAAATCAGTGACGATAGTGGGGTGGGCTCGTCCATTACATTGATCAACTCCTTGGACTTGAGCTCTGCGTCGGAGCTCAAGATTGAATTTACCTACATGCCGATTCAGATGAATGTGGGAGAGGATTTTTGGCTGCAGTTTAGCAGTGATGACGGCAGCAAATGGTCGACGGTAAAGACCTACGTGCGCGATACGGATTTTACTGTGGATCAGCGCGAAGACGAAACACTGACCATTGAGTCTAGCAGTTATCCGTTTACATCGACGGTGAAGATTCGTTTCCGTTGCGATGCATCGGCCAACAGTGATTACATCTATCTAGATAATATCGTGATGACTGCGAATAGTGGCACGTATTCGAGCTGGGAGCGGCATGTCGCTCAACATGGATTGGCAGGCACGCCCGAAGCAGATGAGGATACGGATGGTGAAGCAGACTTTTATGAGTTCGCGCTGGGCGGCGATGTCGTTGATTCGAGTGTGTTGGCACCGGTGCCTGCTGTGACGACTGGCTCAACGACTGCAAGTTTCTCTTATTTGGAGCGCAATCAGGCGAATGCTGGCGTGAGCTATACGGCGCGTTGGACGGATGATCTGGTGGATGGCCCTTGGAGTGATGTGTGGGATACGGTGAGTCGCAACTCGGTGAGTGATCCTGATTACGTCGAAGTGGAGCATCGGCTATCCAATGAAAATCGCGACAGGCTCTTCTTTAAAGTTGAAGTAACGCAGCCGTAA